In Actinomycetota bacterium, the following are encoded in one genomic region:
- a CDS encoding metal-sulfur cluster assembly factor, which produces MTDTTTTTSSDDLVEALKDVVDPELGINVVDLGLVYGVAVDDDNVATLDMTLTSAACPLTDVIEDQTRAALDGLVKDFRINWVWMPPWGPDKITDDGREMLRALGFNV; this is translated from the coding sequence ATGACCGACACCACCACGACCACCTCGTCCGACGACCTGGTCGAAGCCCTCAAGGACGTCGTCGACCCCGAACTGGGGATCAACGTGGTCGACCTCGGCCTGGTGTACGGCGTTGCCGTGGACGACGACAACGTCGCGACGCTCGACATGACGCTCACCTCCGCGGCCTGCCCGCTGACCGACGTCATCGAGGACCAGACCCGGGCGGCGCTGGACGGCCTGGTGAAGGACTTCCGGATCAACTGGGTCTGGATGCCGCCGTGGGGGCCGGACAAGATCACCGACGACGGCCGCGAGATGCTGCGCGCACTCGGCTTCAACGTCTGA
- a CDS encoding ABC-F family ATP-binding cassette domain-containing protein, giving the protein MIVATDVELRAGSRLLLAEASFRVAPGDKVGLVGRNGAGKTTLTKVLAGQAQPAAGTVTRSGTVGYLPQDPRTGDLDVLARDRVLSARGLVEVTRRMREAAELMASDDPQRREQAMRRYERATAEFESLGGYAVESEAAAIASSLSLPDRILSQPLATLSGGQRRRVELARILFSGAQTLLLDEPTNHLDADSVIWLRDFLSSYAGGVVVISHDVALLDTTVTRVFHLDATRAVIDVYNVGWKTYLEQRETDERRRRRERANAEKQAAALKDQAERMRAKATKAKAAQGMLRRAERLVATLEDTRQADRVARLRFPEPASCGRTPLSATGLSRSYGSLEIFTDVDLAIDRGSRVVVLGLNGAGKTTLLRILAGIDPPDTGAVVAGHGLRLGYYAQEHETLDTSRTVLENMRTAAPELPATEARRVLGSFLFTGDEVDKPAGVLSGGEKTRLALATLVVSSANVLLLDEPTNNLDPASRDEVLGALRAYRGAVVLVTHDEGAVAALAPERVLLLPDGVEDHWTPDYADLISLA; this is encoded by the coding sequence GTGATCGTCGCCACCGACGTGGAGTTGCGCGCCGGCTCCCGGCTGCTGCTGGCCGAGGCGAGTTTCCGGGTCGCTCCCGGTGACAAGGTCGGCCTGGTCGGACGCAACGGCGCCGGCAAGACGACGCTCACGAAGGTGCTGGCCGGCCAGGCACAACCGGCTGCCGGGACGGTGACCCGTTCGGGCACAGTCGGTTACCTCCCGCAGGACCCCCGGACCGGGGACCTCGACGTCCTGGCCCGCGACCGGGTGCTGTCTGCCCGGGGACTGGTGGAGGTCACCCGCCGGATGCGCGAGGCAGCCGAGTTGATGGCCAGCGACGATCCGCAGCGCCGGGAGCAGGCCATGCGCCGGTACGAGCGGGCCACCGCCGAGTTCGAGTCCCTCGGCGGATACGCCGTGGAATCCGAGGCGGCCGCGATCGCCTCCAGCCTGAGCCTGCCCGACCGCATCCTCAGCCAGCCGCTGGCGACGCTGTCCGGCGGTCAACGGCGTCGCGTCGAACTGGCGCGAATCCTGTTCAGTGGCGCGCAGACGTTGCTGCTGGACGAGCCCACCAACCACCTGGACGCGGATTCGGTGATCTGGCTGCGGGACTTCCTGTCCTCGTACGCCGGCGGGGTGGTGGTGATCAGCCACGACGTCGCCCTGCTCGACACGACCGTCACGCGGGTCTTCCACCTCGACGCCACCCGCGCGGTGATCGACGTCTACAACGTCGGGTGGAAGACCTATCTCGAGCAGCGCGAGACCGACGAGCGGCGGCGCCGACGGGAACGGGCGAACGCCGAGAAGCAGGCCGCGGCGCTGAAGGACCAGGCCGAGCGGATGCGCGCGAAGGCCACCAAGGCCAAGGCCGCCCAGGGGATGCTGCGGCGGGCCGAGCGGCTGGTCGCCACGCTGGAGGACACCCGGCAGGCCGACCGGGTGGCGCGGCTGCGCTTCCCCGAGCCGGCCAGCTGCGGCCGGACCCCGCTGAGCGCGACCGGCCTGTCCCGCTCGTACGGGTCGTTGGAGATCTTCACCGACGTCGACCTCGCCATCGACCGTGGCTCACGGGTCGTCGTGCTGGGGCTCAACGGCGCCGGCAAGACCACACTGCTGCGCATCCTCGCCGGAATCGACCCGCCGGACACCGGTGCGGTCGTGGCCGGGCACGGCCTGCGGCTGGGGTACTACGCCCAGGAGCACGAAACGCTGGACACGTCCCGGACGGTCCTGGAGAACATGCGCACGGCCGCACCGGAACTGCCGGCCACCGAGGCCCGGCGAGTCCTCGGTTCGTTCCTGTTCACCGGCGACGAGGTCGACAAGCCCGCCGGGGTGCTGTCCGGCGGGGAGAAGACCCGGCTCGCGCTCGCCACGCTGGTGGTGTCCAGCGCCAACGTCCTGCTGCTGGACGAACCGACGAACAACCTCGACCCCGCGAGCCGCGACGAGGTGCTCGGTGCATTGCGGGCCTACCGCGGCGCCGTGGTGCTGGTGACCCATGACGAAGGCGCGGTGGCCGCCCTGGCGCCCGAACGGGTCCTGCTGTTGCCGGACGGCGTGGAGGACCACTGGACGCCGGACTACGCCGACCTGATCTCGCTGGCGTGA
- the sufC gene encoding Fe-S cluster assembly ATPase SufC codes for MSTLQIRDLHVTVSTETGPREILRGVDLTVGAGETHAIMGPNGSGKSTLAYSVAGHPKYTVTGGSVTLDGADVLAMSVDARARAGIFLAMQYPVEVPGVSVSNFLRTSVTAVRGEAPKLRLWVKEMKAAMDELGVDAQFAERNVNEGFSGGEKKRHEILQLELLRPGIAILDETDSGLDVDALRAVSEGVNRVRATGTTGTLLITHYTRILRYIQPDFVHVFVDGRIVEEGGPELADRLEAEGYERYLRAPA; via the coding sequence ATGTCCACCCTGCAGATCCGCGACCTGCACGTCACGGTCTCGACCGAGACGGGTCCGCGCGAGATCCTCCGGGGTGTCGACCTCACCGTCGGCGCCGGCGAGACGCACGCGATCATGGGACCCAACGGTTCGGGCAAGTCCACGCTGGCGTATTCGGTTGCCGGACATCCGAAGTACACCGTCACCGGCGGATCGGTCACGCTCGACGGTGCCGACGTCCTGGCGATGAGCGTCGATGCCCGGGCGCGGGCCGGGATCTTCCTGGCGATGCAGTATCCGGTCGAGGTCCCGGGGGTGTCGGTCTCCAACTTCCTGCGCACCTCGGTCACCGCGGTCCGCGGCGAGGCGCCGAAGCTGCGCTTGTGGGTCAAGGAGATGAAGGCCGCGATGGACGAGCTCGGGGTCGACGCCCAGTTCGCCGAGCGCAACGTCAACGAGGGTTTCTCCGGCGGGGAGAAGAAGCGGCACGAGATCCTGCAGCTGGAACTGCTGCGCCCCGGCATCGCCATCCTGGACGAGACCGACTCCGGGCTGGACGTCGACGCGTTGCGCGCGGTGAGCGAAGGGGTGAACCGGGTCCGGGCGACCGGGACGACCGGCACGCTGCTGATCACCCACTACACCCGGATCCTGCGCTACATCCAGCCGGACTTCGTCCACGTGTTCGTCGACGGCCGCATCGTCGAGGAAGGCGGCCCGGAACTGGCGGACCGGCTGGAGGCCGAAGGCTACGAGCGCTACCTGCGAGCGCCGGCATGA
- a CDS encoding cysteine desulfurase, with protein sequence MTATTAAAGRLLDVERLRRDFPLLARTVRGDRRLVYLDSGATSQKPRQVLDAERAFYEQHNAAAHRGAHQLAEEATEAYESARRRVAAFVGAAEDEIVFTKNATESINLVAYAFSNTTDKARHRAALPDGADRFALREGDEIVVTEMEHHANLVPWQELALKTGATLKWFGLTDSGRLDLSDVGSVIGPRTKIVAVVHQSNILGTINPLDAIVARAREVGALVLLDACQSVPHHPIDVAALGVDFVAWSGHKMLGPTGIGCLWGRPELLAAMPPFLTGGSMIEVVTMERTTFAAPPQRFEAGVPMMAQAVGLGAAVDYLSAVGMTAVAAHEEALTALALEGLAGVPGLRIVGPTTTVDRGGAISFVVDGIHPHDVGQVLDDRGVAVRVGHHCAWPVVRRMGVPATTRATFYLYNGPDDVEALVDGVHAARSFFGVS encoded by the coding sequence ATGACCGCCACCACCGCGGCCGCCGGCCGGCTGCTCGACGTCGAGCGGCTGCGGCGCGATTTCCCGCTGCTGGCCAGGACGGTGCGCGGTGACCGCCGGCTGGTCTACCTGGACTCCGGCGCGACGTCGCAGAAGCCGCGGCAGGTCCTCGACGCCGAGCGTGCCTTCTACGAGCAGCACAATGCCGCCGCTCACCGCGGCGCTCACCAGTTGGCCGAAGAGGCCACCGAGGCCTACGAGTCCGCGCGGCGCCGCGTCGCGGCGTTCGTCGGTGCGGCCGAGGACGAGATCGTGTTCACCAAGAACGCCACGGAGTCGATCAACCTGGTCGCGTACGCGTTCTCCAACACCACCGACAAGGCCCGACACCGCGCCGCGTTGCCGGACGGGGCGGACCGGTTCGCGCTGCGCGAAGGTGACGAGATCGTCGTCACCGAGATGGAGCACCACGCCAATCTCGTACCCTGGCAGGAACTGGCGCTGAAGACCGGCGCGACCCTGAAGTGGTTCGGCCTCACCGACTCCGGCCGCCTCGACCTGTCCGACGTCGGCTCCGTCATCGGCCCGCGCACCAAGATCGTCGCGGTGGTGCATCAGTCCAACATTCTCGGCACTATCAATCCGCTCGATGCGATCGTGGCCCGCGCCCGCGAGGTGGGCGCGCTGGTGCTGCTCGACGCGTGCCAGTCGGTCCCGCACCATCCGATCGACGTCGCGGCACTCGGCGTGGACTTCGTGGCGTGGAGTGGGCACAAGATGCTGGGCCCCACCGGGATCGGCTGCCTGTGGGGCCGTCCGGAACTGCTGGCCGCCATGCCGCCGTTCCTGACCGGCGGCTCGATGATCGAGGTGGTCACGATGGAGCGGACGACGTTCGCCGCTCCGCCGCAACGATTCGAGGCCGGCGTGCCGATGATGGCGCAGGCGGTCGGCCTCGGCGCCGCCGTGGACTACCTGTCCGCCGTCGGGATGACCGCCGTCGCCGCCCACGAGGAGGCGCTGACCGCGCTGGCTCTCGAGGGCCTGGCCGGCGTGCCGGGGCTGCGGATCGTCGGCCCGACCACGACGGTCGACCGCGGTGGCGCGATCTCGTTCGTGGTGGACGGGATCCATCCCCACGACGTCGGCCAGGTACTCGACGACCGCGGCGTCGCGGTCCGCGTCGGGCACCACTGCGCCTGGCCGGTGGTGCGGCGGATGGGTGTGCCGGCCACCACACGGGCGACCTTCTACCTGTACAACGGCCCCGACGACGTCGAGGCCCTCGTCGACGGCGTCCACGCCGCCCGTAGCTTCTTCGGAGTCAGCTGA
- a CDS encoding SUF system NifU family Fe-S cluster assembly protein: MQLEQLYQEIILDHYKHPHGRGLREPFDAQVHHVNPTCGDEITLRVSLSGDAEPVVTDVSYEGAGCSISQASASVLYDQLVGMTLPEAERVQQEFLALMHSRGDGEPDDEVLGDAVAFHGVSRYPARVKCALLSWMAWQDAVTVALDAAGAARSVGSTTP, from the coding sequence ATGCAGCTGGAGCAGCTGTACCAGGAGATCATCCTCGACCACTACAAGCACCCGCACGGGCGCGGGCTGCGCGAGCCGTTCGACGCTCAGGTGCATCACGTCAACCCCACCTGCGGCGACGAGATCACGTTGCGGGTCAGCCTGTCCGGCGACGCCGAGCCGGTGGTCACGGACGTCTCCTACGAGGGTGCCGGCTGCTCGATCTCGCAGGCCAGCGCCAGCGTGCTGTACGACCAGCTGGTCGGGATGACGCTGCCGGAGGCCGAACGCGTCCAGCAGGAGTTTCTCGCCCTCATGCACAGCCGGGGCGACGGTGAACCCGACGACGAGGTGCTCGGTGACGCCGTGGCGTTCCACGGGGTGTCCCGCTACCCGGCGCGGGTGAAATGCGCGCTGCTGTCGTGGATGGCCTGGCAGGACGCGGTGACCGTAGCGCTCGACGCGGCCGGAGCGGCCCGATCCGTAGGGAGTACGACGCCATGA
- the sufB gene encoding Fe-S cluster assembly protein SufB, which yields MTASQDLEGLGRYEYGWSDTDTAGASARRGLSEEVVRDISAKKGEPEWMLQMRLKGLRIFERKPMPAWGGDLSGIHFDTIKYFVRSTESQAASWEDLPADIKNTYDRLGIPEAEKQRLVAGVAAQYESEVVYHKIREDLEEQGVLFLDTDTGLREHEDVFRENFGSVIPAGDNKFSALNTAVWSGGSFIYVPKGVQVEIPLQAYFRINTENMGQFERTLIIVDEGAYVHYVEGCTAPIYSSDSLHSAVVEIIVKKGARCRYTTIQNWSNNVYNLVTKRAFAHAGATMEWIDGNLGSKVTMKYPAVWLMGEHAKGETLSIAFAGEGQHQDAGSKMVHAAPNTSSSIVSKSVARGGGRTSYRGLVQVQPGAHGSRSTVRCDALLVDDVSRSDTYPYVDVREDDVSMGHEASVSKVSEDQLFYLMSRGLTEDEAMAMIVRGFIEPIARELPMEYALELNRLIELQMEGAVG from the coding sequence ATGACCGCATCGCAGGATCTCGAGGGCCTCGGCCGCTACGAGTACGGCTGGAGCGACACCGACACCGCCGGGGCATCGGCGCGGCGCGGGCTGTCCGAGGAGGTCGTCCGCGACATCAGCGCCAAGAAGGGCGAGCCGGAGTGGATGCTCCAGATGCGCCTGAAGGGTCTGCGCATCTTCGAGCGCAAGCCCATGCCGGCCTGGGGTGGGGACCTGTCGGGGATTCACTTCGACACCATCAAGTACTTCGTGCGTTCCACCGAGTCGCAGGCCGCCTCCTGGGAGGACCTGCCGGCGGACATCAAGAACACGTACGACCGGCTCGGGATCCCCGAGGCCGAGAAGCAGCGCCTCGTCGCCGGCGTTGCGGCACAGTACGAATCCGAGGTCGTCTACCACAAGATCCGGGAGGACCTCGAGGAGCAGGGCGTGCTGTTCCTCGACACCGACACCGGGTTGCGCGAGCACGAGGACGTGTTCCGGGAGAACTTCGGGTCGGTGATCCCGGCGGGCGACAACAAGTTCTCGGCACTGAACACCGCGGTGTGGTCGGGCGGTTCGTTCATCTACGTACCCAAGGGTGTGCAGGTCGAGATCCCGCTGCAGGCGTACTTCCGGATCAACACCGAGAACATGGGCCAGTTCGAACGGACGCTGATCATCGTCGACGAGGGCGCGTACGTGCACTACGTCGAAGGCTGTACCGCACCGATCTACTCCAGCGACTCGCTGCACTCGGCGGTCGTCGAGATCATCGTCAAGAAGGGTGCCCGCTGCCGCTACACGACCATCCAGAACTGGTCGAACAACGTCTACAACCTCGTCACCAAGCGGGCGTTCGCCCACGCCGGCGCGACGATGGAGTGGATCGACGGGAACCTCGGCTCGAAGGTCACCATGAAGTACCCGGCGGTGTGGCTGATGGGTGAGCACGCCAAGGGCGAGACCCTGTCGATCGCCTTCGCCGGCGAGGGGCAGCACCAGGACGCCGGCTCGAAGATGGTCCACGCCGCGCCGAACACCTCCTCGTCGATCGTGTCGAAGTCGGTGGCCCGCGGGGGAGGGCGGACGTCGTACCGCGGGCTGGTCCAGGTCCAGCCCGGGGCACACGGCTCCCGCAGCACGGTGCGCTGCGACGCGCTGCTGGTCGACGACGTGAGCCGGTCCGACACCTACCCGTACGTCGACGTCCGGGAGGACGACGTGTCGATGGGGCACGAGGCGTCGGTGTCGAAGGTGAGCGAGGACCAGCTCTTCTACCTCATGTCGCGCGGCCTGACCGAGGACGAGGCGATGGCGATGATCGTGCGCGGCTTCATCGAACCGATCGCCCGCGAACTGCCGATGGAGTACGCCCTGGAGCTGAACCGCCTCATCGAGCTGCAGATGGAAGGTGCGGTCGGCTGA
- the sufD gene encoding Fe-S cluster assembly protein SufD, which yields MSVSTMTPPATKATRVVSAQLADHPVPSGREEDWRFTPTSRLRPLLDGQPADGEPDVSWQADGASVATVRRDDPAFGAVLTPADRASAVAYERAGSVLAARIPREATGASALVALRGTGGVQYTHVLIEAGAHASGLVVLDHTGAGTVGGNVEIAVGDGADLTVVSIQDWDEGSSHVLAHAALIGRDARLRHVVVSLGGDLVRVTTSVRYAGPGGEANLLGVCFADAGQHLEHRLLVDHAVPHCRSDVLYKGALQGAKARTVWVGDVLIRASAVGTSTYEMNRNLLLTDGARADSVPNLEIETGEIVGAGHASATGRFDDEQLFYLQARGIPENVARRLVVHGFFADIIARIGDDGLRDRLLRNVDDRLGRFGPDPAAAAGDDRPDPLTD from the coding sequence ATGTCGGTTTCCACCATGACGCCGCCGGCGACCAAGGCCACCCGGGTCGTATCGGCCCAGCTCGCCGACCACCCGGTCCCCTCCGGCCGGGAGGAGGACTGGCGGTTCACCCCGACGTCCCGGCTGCGGCCGCTGCTGGACGGTCAGCCCGCTGACGGCGAGCCGGACGTCAGCTGGCAGGCCGATGGCGCGTCGGTGGCGACCGTGCGGCGCGACGACCCGGCGTTCGGGGCCGTCCTCACCCCTGCCGATCGCGCGTCCGCTGTGGCGTACGAGCGGGCCGGCTCGGTGCTGGCGGCCCGCATCCCCCGAGAGGCGACCGGCGCCTCCGCCCTGGTGGCGCTGCGGGGCACCGGCGGCGTGCAGTACACCCACGTGCTGATCGAGGCCGGGGCCCACGCCAGCGGTCTGGTCGTGCTCGACCACACCGGTGCGGGCACCGTCGGCGGCAACGTCGAGATCGCCGTCGGCGACGGTGCGGACCTCACCGTGGTCAGCATCCAGGACTGGGACGAAGGCAGCAGCCATGTCCTCGCGCACGCGGCGCTGATCGGTCGCGACGCCCGGCTGCGGCACGTGGTGGTCTCCCTCGGTGGCGACCTGGTGCGCGTCACCACGAGCGTCCGGTACGCCGGACCCGGCGGCGAGGCGAACCTGCTCGGGGTCTGCTTCGCCGACGCCGGGCAGCATCTGGAGCATCGGCTGTTGGTCGATCACGCCGTACCGCACTGCCGCAGCGACGTGCTGTACAAGGGCGCCCTGCAGGGTGCGAAGGCCCGCACCGTCTGGGTCGGCGACGTACTGATCCGCGCGTCAGCCGTCGGCACCTCGACGTACGAGATGAACCGCAACCTGTTGCTCACCGACGGCGCTCGCGCGGACTCGGTACCGAACCTGGAGATCGAGACCGGCGAGATCGTCGGCGCCGGTCACGCCAGTGCCACGGGAAGGTTCGACGACGAGCAACTGTTCTACCTGCAGGCCCGCGGCATTCCGGAGAACGTCGCCCGTCGGCTGGTGGTGCACGGCTTCTTCGCCGACATCATCGCCCGGATCGGCGACGACGGCCTGCGGGATCGGCTGCTGCGCAACGTCGACGACCGGCTCGGGCGGTTCGGACCCGACCCGGCCGCAGCAGCCGGCGACGACCGGCCGGACCCCCTGACCGACTGA